In Bacteroidetes bacterium SB0662_bin_6, the following proteins share a genomic window:
- the hisD gene encoding histidinol dehydrogenase, with the protein MLPVVPFCERREKLERLFGRSALFGDRIDEAVRRIVEEVRSRGDAAVLDYTERFDGVRSASLRVDVARLAEAHARLDDALRGILVEAADNIRRFHEKQLRASWFDTEEDGAGLGQRYVPIERAGVYVPGGTAAYPSSVLMNVIPAQVAGVEHLYLASPPGPDGLPHPLVLAAAHVLGVDHVFAAGGAQAIAMFAFGTETVPRVDKITGPGNAYVATAKKQVYGMVDIDSVAGPSEIVVLADSEADPRFAAADLLAQAEHDPRASAVLVTPDAELAEAVRGHAAAMTATLPRRAIVEASLTDYGACIVTDTLDQAVEAVNELAPEHLELLVRDPEALLPRIRHAGAVFMGPFSPEPVGDYFAGPNHVLPTGGTARYASALGVEDFLRRQSVIAWTEARLARTGARIAAFARAEGLEAHARAVEARLTGDISTHSASNRQEDEQADPHG; encoded by the coding sequence ATGCTTCCTGTCGTACCTTTTTGCGAGCGCCGGGAAAAACTGGAACGCCTTTTCGGTCGCAGCGCCTTGTTCGGCGACCGGATCGATGAGGCGGTACGTCGTATCGTGGAGGAAGTCCGTTCGCGGGGCGATGCGGCGGTCCTCGATTATACGGAACGGTTCGATGGGGTGCGTTCCGCTTCCTTGCGCGTGGATGTTGCTCGTCTTGCCGAGGCCCATGCCCGTTTGGATGATGCGCTGCGCGGTATCCTTGTCGAAGCCGCAGACAACATCCGGCGGTTCCATGAGAAGCAACTTCGGGCGTCCTGGTTCGATACGGAAGAAGACGGCGCCGGACTGGGGCAGCGGTACGTACCGATCGAAAGGGCGGGGGTGTACGTCCCCGGCGGCACGGCGGCGTATCCGTCCAGTGTGCTGATGAATGTCATTCCGGCGCAGGTTGCGGGCGTAGAGCATCTGTACCTCGCATCGCCGCCCGGGCCGGACGGGTTGCCGCACCCGCTTGTGCTCGCGGCGGCCCATGTTCTCGGCGTCGATCACGTATTCGCAGCGGGGGGAGCCCAGGCTATTGCCATGTTTGCTTTCGGGACGGAGACCGTGCCGCGCGTCGACAAGATCACAGGCCCCGGCAACGCCTATGTGGCGACGGCCAAGAAGCAGGTCTACGGCATGGTGGATATCGATTCGGTGGCCGGGCCGAGCGAAATCGTCGTGCTGGCCGACTCGGAGGCTGATCCGCGTTTTGCGGCGGCCGATCTGCTTGCGCAAGCCGAACACGACCCCCGGGCCTCCGCGGTGCTGGTGACTCCGGATGCAGAATTGGCGGAAGCCGTACGCGGCCATGCCGCTGCGATGACGGCAACCTTGCCGCGGCGGGCGATCGTCGAGGCTTCGCTTACCGATTACGGCGCCTGCATCGTGACCGATACGCTGGATCAGGCGGTGGAAGCAGTCAACGAACTGGCACCCGAGCACCTTGAATTGCTTGTGCGGGATCCCGAAGCGCTGCTTCCCCGGATCCGGCATGCGGGCGCTGTCTTTATGGGGCCCTTCTCGCCGGAGCCGGTAGGTGATTATTTTGCCGGTCCGAACCATGTGCTTCCTACCGGCGGCACCGCCCGGTATGCGTCGGCGCTGGGCGTGGAGGACTTTCTGCGCCGGCAGTCCGTCATTGCATGGACGGAAGCGCGGCTGGCAAGAACCGGTGCACGCATCGCCGCGTTTGCGAGAGCGGAGGGGCTGGAGGCGCATGCCCGTGCCGTGGAGGCCCGATTGACAGGAGATATTTCTACACACAGCGCCTCGAACAGGCAAGAGGATGAACAGGCAGATCCGCATGGATGA
- a CDS encoding DUF3276 family protein, whose protein sequence is MYSHRDEIYSRRVPAGKRTYYFDVKTTRSGEDFFVTITESKRVSETRHEKHKIFLYKEDFGKFITALHDVVKHVVDERLPGYEFRNLPELTSINDRDHSSEGTNRR, encoded by the coding sequence ATGTATTCGCACCGCGATGAAATCTATTCGAGGCGAGTCCCCGCAGGGAAACGAACCTATTACTTCGATGTCAAGACGACCCGGTCGGGCGAGGATTTCTTCGTAACCATTACGGAGAGCAAACGCGTTTCAGAAACCCGACACGAAAAGCATAAGATCTTCCTCTACAAGGAGGATTTCGGCAAGTTCATCACGGCGCTGCACGATGTCGTGAAGCATGTGGTCGACGAGCGGCTCCCGGGATACGAATTCCGTAATCTGCCGGAGCTTACCAGTATCAACGACCGGGATCATTCCTCGGAAGGCACGAACCGCCGCTAA
- a CDS encoding bifunctional nuclease family protein: MKYVKVDIIGLSTTPSSGGAAYALVLGEVAGDRRLPIIIGAFEAQAIALEMEKIQPPRPMTHDLLRDSLEAVKAEVTEVVIDELREGTFFAKICYTHNGKTAHLDSRPSDAVALAVRMDAPIYVAPDVMQDASIRQEKEPAPVAMTQLERMEHQLDAAVQEENYEKAAELRDEIKRLQSERQQN, from the coding sequence ATGAAATACGTAAAGGTAGATATCATCGGGCTTTCCACCACTCCTTCGAGTGGGGGTGCCGCCTATGCTCTTGTTCTGGGCGAGGTGGCGGGGGATCGCAGGCTTCCCATTATCATCGGCGCATTCGAGGCGCAGGCCATTGCTCTCGAAATGGAAAAGATTCAGCCGCCGCGGCCCATGACGCACGATCTGTTGCGTGATTCGCTGGAGGCGGTGAAGGCCGAAGTGACCGAAGTCGTCATCGACGAGCTCAGAGAGGGTACGTTCTTCGCCAAGATATGCTATACCCATAACGGGAAGACCGCCCATCTCGATTCCCGTCCGAGCGATGCCGTGGCGCTTGCCGTGCGCATGGATGCTCCCATTTATGTGGCCCCCGATGTAATGCAGGACGCCAGCATACGCCAGGAGAAGGAACCGGCCCCTGTCGCCATGACGCAACTGGAGCGGATGGAGCACCAGCTCGATGCGGCCGTCCAGGAAGAGAATTACGAGAAGGCTGCCGAACTTCGCGACGAAATCAAACGGCTTCAGAGCGAGCGTCAGCAGAATTAG
- a CDS encoding recombinase RecX, producing MTQDIEFRSGSITLLRALDKSPERVSVHIDGRFAFSLHQDVVLEFGLAKGKSLGVEEQVRMVRQDLVLKARVLALRYMAYRDRTAAEVRRRLRKTYSEEIADEVVGGLRASGLLDDRAFAEAFAERRFRQEGHGPVRVRADLLRKGVAPAVLEAALDAVFVEQDALADRAVEVGRTWWERLSGEPDPMKRKKKVCDYLVRRGYPFDLARRVVFDLARETDRQA from the coding sequence ATGACGCAGGATATCGAATTCCGGTCGGGAAGCATTACGTTGCTGCGGGCGCTGGACAAATCCCCCGAGCGCGTTTCCGTGCATATTGACGGCCGGTTTGCCTTCTCTCTGCACCAGGATGTGGTCCTCGAATTCGGACTGGCGAAAGGAAAATCGCTCGGCGTCGAGGAGCAGGTGCGGATGGTCCGGCAGGACCTTGTGCTCAAGGCGCGAGTGCTCGCGTTGCGTTATATGGCCTACCGGGACCGGACGGCTGCGGAGGTCCGACGCCGGTTGCGCAAGACATATTCTGAAGAAATCGCAGATGAAGTGGTCGGGGGCCTGCGTGCGTCGGGCCTGCTCGACGATCGGGCATTTGCGGAGGCGTTTGCCGAACGCCGGTTCCGTCAGGAAGGGCATGGCCCCGTACGCGTGCGCGCCGATCTGCTGCGGAAGGGTGTGGCGCCTGCCGTACTGGAGGCTGCACTGGACGCCGTGTTCGTTGAGCAGGATGCCCTTGCGGACCGTGCGGTGGAGGTGGGGAGAACGTGGTGGGAGCGACTGTCGGGAGAGCCGGATCCCATGAAGCGAAAAAAGAAGGTTTGCGATTATCTCGTGCGCCGGGGGTATCCTTTCGATCTGGCGCGCCGTGTGGTGTTTGATCTTGCACGTGAAACGGATCGGCAAGCGTAG
- the hisC gene encoding histidinol-phosphate transaminase: MNRQIRMDELVRRIRPAVRDRRPYLVGLPEETTVKLNQNESPYDLPPEIKEEVLREFARIPFNRYPDEFSERLTRTFAAYAGCDPDQVITGNGSNDLAGLLALALIERGTPVVLPRPMFSLYAKLALLHDGDLLEIPCREDFRFDTDALVKAAKERRPSLIVLATPNNPTGLAMTLDEIAAVADASEGFVVVDEAYLEFSDEGSALRLMDERPNLILLRTFSKACGLAGLRLGFLIAHPDVLQELRKARMPFMIDPLASAAAHILLTAYPDVIEERARRIRQDCIAITAALAVMEDVEVVPSQTNFVLFRTPQDAADLKERFLQEGVLVRSMSGYPELQGFLRVNAGTEVENKAFITALKRALSV; encoded by the coding sequence ATGAACAGGCAGATCCGCATGGATGAGCTCGTACGCCGCATTCGTCCGGCTGTCCGCGACCGGCGCCCGTATCTGGTAGGCCTTCCCGAGGAGACCACCGTAAAACTGAACCAGAACGAGAGCCCGTACGATCTCCCGCCCGAGATCAAGGAGGAGGTGCTCCGGGAGTTTGCGCGTATTCCGTTCAACCGGTATCCGGACGAATTTTCGGAGCGGCTGACCCGGACGTTCGCAGCGTATGCCGGATGCGATCCCGATCAGGTCATAACAGGAAATGGCTCCAACGACCTTGCCGGGCTGCTGGCTCTGGCGCTGATCGAGCGCGGTACGCCGGTGGTCCTGCCGCGTCCCATGTTTTCTCTGTATGCGAAGCTGGCGCTTCTCCACGACGGCGATCTTCTCGAAATCCCCTGCCGCGAAGATTTTCGCTTCGATACGGATGCGCTGGTCAAGGCGGCGAAGGAGCGCCGCCCGTCGCTCATTGTGCTTGCGACGCCCAACAATCCCACCGGGCTCGCGATGACGCTCGACGAGATTGCGGCGGTTGCCGACGCCTCGGAGGGATTCGTGGTCGTCGACGAAGCGTATCTGGAATTTTCGGACGAGGGGAGTGCGCTCCGGCTTATGGACGAACGCCCCAACCTCATTCTGCTTCGCACCTTTTCCAAGGCGTGCGGGCTTGCCGGGCTGCGCCTCGGTTTTCTTATAGCCCATCCCGATGTGCTGCAGGAGCTGCGCAAGGCGAGGATGCCGTTCATGATCGATCCGCTGGCCTCCGCGGCGGCGCATATCCTGCTCACCGCGTACCCGGACGTGATCGAGGAGCGCGCCCGTCGTATTCGACAGGACTGTATTGCGATTACTGCTGCTCTTGCAGTAATGGAAGACGTGGAAGTGGTACCGTCCCAAACGAATTTCGTACTATTCCGAACGCCGCAGGACGCAGCGGACCTGAAAGAGCGTTTTCTTCAGGAAGGCGTGCTTGTTCGTTCCATGTCCGGATACCCTGAGTTACAGGGTTTTCTTCGCGTAAACGCCGGAACGGAAGTCGAGAACAAGGCATTTATCACGGCGTTAAAACGTGCGCTGTCGGTATGA
- a CDS encoding DUF4249 family protein: MKPQAIHSVRLVFAGMLCACFAAAGCDTVAPVDEAQVVVEGFLNSGQPLQPVFVHRTLSPRQPYDAAQAAVSDAAVEMRLGDKLVRYTPDPGQSGRYLPEGNGAGVAAAGDVFSFSAVWRDAVVEANGVVPPEIEILAVSFEIPEEPVSAVLLDSLALSDTLATGAYTGYIYPIEATIEWAAPEAGFFQEESWVRAQLQPFTTFSSPIVDLFLRSDEVFREQTQEISAERKTWTGVYAVSVPEEGDPLPEHGLRVSLVRSGPDYARFAASRDDPDQREPVSGVQGGIGIFAAVSVDSVHVQVDRTGGAFPSPQ, translated from the coding sequence ATGAAGCCGCAGGCGATCCATAGCGTGAGGCTGGTGTTTGCAGGCATGCTGTGCGCATGCTTTGCAGCGGCGGGGTGCGATACGGTGGCTCCGGTTGACGAGGCGCAGGTCGTGGTGGAAGGATTCCTCAATTCCGGGCAGCCTCTCCAACCTGTGTTCGTACACCGGACCTTGTCGCCCCGGCAGCCCTACGATGCTGCGCAAGCCGCCGTTTCGGACGCTGCTGTGGAGATGAGGCTGGGGGATAAGTTGGTCCGGTATACGCCGGATCCGGGGCAGTCGGGCCGATATCTGCCCGAGGGAAACGGCGCCGGGGTTGCGGCTGCCGGCGACGTGTTCTCATTCAGCGCGGTCTGGAGGGATGCCGTGGTTGAGGCGAATGGCGTCGTTCCGCCCGAAATAGAAATCCTTGCCGTATCGTTCGAAATCCCGGAGGAACCCGTTTCGGCGGTGCTGCTCGACTCCCTGGCGTTGTCGGACACTCTGGCGACCGGCGCCTACACCGGGTACATATATCCGATCGAGGCCACGATCGAATGGGCTGCGCCGGAGGCGGGATTTTTTCAGGAAGAGTCCTGGGTGCGGGCGCAGTTGCAGCCTTTCACCACGTTTTCTTCTCCCATTGTGGATCTGTTTCTTCGTTCCGACGAGGTGTTCAGAGAGCAAACGCAGGAAATCAGCGCGGAACGCAAGACCTGGACCGGGGTGTATGCCGTCAGCGTACCTGAGGAAGGCGATCCGTTGCCGGAACATGGCCTGCGCGTTTCGCTGGTGCGATCCGGGCCGGATTATGCCCGGTTTGCCGCGAGCAGGGACGATCCCGACCAGCGCGAACCTGTTTCCGGCGTGCAAGGGGGGATCGGCATCTTTGCGGCAGTCTCCGTCGATTCGGTTCATGTGCAGGTGGACAGGACGGGTGGAGCGTTTCCGTCGCCGCAGTGA
- the bshC gene encoding bacillithiol biosynthesis cysteine-adding enzyme BshC yields MRPSRKRITRRLPNFATKSNGFRASVSRISAAPYIGLRRSHLSSTDMQASVARIPFTDLHGFSALFRDYCTNYEALSDYFAGDWSRSGERASAVERAAAFDRDRDALADALLRQHATWGDGEAARAGIEALREPDTAAVVTGQQVGLFTGPIYTILKALSAIQLADRLAEETGRRIVPVFWLGGEDHDVDEISRVVALQSNRPVELRLQADEAGLPGPAGRIRPGNGITDRLEGLLPDTDFKGDVLRMVRQAYGAGATLSEGFARMLRALFPCLVIINPDDAALKRLAAPLFAREIEEAETAAALVRRVSDELGQTYHEQVFVRPANLFLLNEQGRIPLDLDGEDFVERGTGRRMTRAEALELLQRAPESFSPNVVLRPLMQDLLLPTALYVGGPGEIAYFAQCHPLYEWAGLPMPLIYPRAGATFLEPHVAKVLDTYGLAVGDFAGDADRLFHRVVVDSMQGDIEEAFDEAARLLGGVVDQVRAPLREVDGTLAKAADATQKALTTELARLRAKAVRAEKKKQDLVRARLEKAQGNLYPNGVLQERELSVLHFLNKYGMGFVDLLRETLDTDTAEHQVVRLQGGG; encoded by the coding sequence ATGCGGCCGTCCAGGAAGAGAATTACGAGAAGGCTGCCGAACTTCGCGACGAAATCAAACGGCTTCAGAGCGAGCGTCAGCAGAATTAGCGCGGCGCCGTATATCGGGTTACGCCGTTCCCATCTTTCGTCCACCGATATGCAGGCGTCCGTAGCGCGTATTCCGTTTACCGACCTGCACGGGTTTTCGGCGCTTTTCCGGGATTACTGCACGAACTACGAAGCCCTTTCGGACTATTTCGCGGGCGACTGGAGCCGCTCCGGGGAACGGGCAAGCGCCGTCGAACGGGCCGCCGCATTCGACCGGGACCGGGATGCACTGGCCGATGCGCTGTTGCGGCAGCATGCGACCTGGGGAGACGGGGAAGCGGCGCGCGCCGGCATCGAGGCGCTGCGGGAGCCGGATACCGCAGCGGTGGTAACCGGCCAGCAGGTGGGCCTGTTTACGGGGCCGATCTATACCATTCTGAAGGCGCTTTCCGCCATCCAGCTGGCCGACCGGCTTGCCGAAGAAACCGGGCGGCGCATCGTGCCGGTGTTCTGGCTGGGGGGCGAAGACCACGATGTGGACGAGATTTCGAGGGTCGTTGCACTGCAAAGCAACCGGCCCGTCGAGTTGCGCTTGCAGGCCGATGAAGCCGGCCTTCCGGGGCCGGCGGGACGCATACGGCCGGGTAACGGGATTACGGACCGCTTGGAGGGGCTTCTTCCCGATACGGATTTCAAGGGGGATGTGCTGCGTATGGTCCGGCAAGCATACGGCGCCGGCGCAACGCTCTCCGAAGGTTTCGCCCGGATGCTCCGGGCACTGTTTCCCTGTCTGGTGATCATCAATCCCGACGACGCGGCCCTGAAACGGCTGGCCGCGCCCCTCTTCGCACGGGAAATCGAGGAAGCCGAGACCGCTGCCGCACTCGTACGCCGCGTTTCGGATGAACTGGGACAGACGTACCATGAGCAGGTGTTCGTGCGTCCGGCCAATCTTTTTCTGCTGAACGAACAGGGGCGCATTCCGCTTGATCTGGATGGCGAGGATTTTGTCGAGCGCGGTACGGGCCGGCGCATGACGCGGGCGGAAGCCCTGGAGTTGTTGCAGCGCGCTCCGGAATCCTTCAGCCCGAATGTGGTGCTTCGCCCTTTGATGCAGGACCTTCTGCTTCCCACGGCGCTGTATGTGGGCGGGCCGGGCGAGATCGCCTACTTTGCGCAGTGCCATCCCCTGTACGAATGGGCGGGCCTTCCCATGCCGCTTATCTATCCCCGTGCTGGCGCCACCTTCCTCGAACCGCATGTAGCGAAGGTGCTGGATACGTACGGGCTCGCCGTGGGGGATTTCGCGGGAGATGCGGACCGGCTTTTTCACCGCGTCGTGGTGGACTCGATGCAAGGGGATATCGAGGAGGCGTTCGACGAGGCCGCCCGGCTTCTGGGCGGGGTGGTCGATCAGGTGCGGGCGCCGCTCCGGGAAGTGGACGGTACGCTGGCGAAGGCCGCCGACGCCACCCAAAAAGCGTTGACGACCGAACTGGCCCGGTTGCGGGCAAAGGCTGTGCGGGCCGAAAAGAAAAAACAGGACCTGGTGCGCGCCCGCCTCGAAAAGGCGCAAGGAAATCTGTATCCGAACGGGGTATTGC